atatcatttttttcaaattaaatttctttttaaaaaatattaaaaatttctttttgttttatatatatatattttttatttcgaGGTCGATTTTTGATTAAAAGATTATAAGAATATGAACCAAGACGAGAACAAAAATTACTTCAACCTTGATTGGGAATGGAAGAATTATTGAATCACAAATTGGGAATGGAAGAATTATTGAATTTTgtgattgaatatatatatatggtaagaaaatataaagagaaaagGAGAAATGAGAGAGAATTGATCACTTTTATTAGTGTGATGGTTggttaactaaaaaaaatgagagaaagaGAATTGACATGTGAATGAATTGTTGTACTGTTTTTAAactttaagcatcattatatatatatataaaaataataattataaaataaattttaaaaaaatttattatttattttaaaagacgGTAAACAACTCTACTCAATCATTTGATGTTTAATTGCTATATTTTcgtgatattaattttttattgtcaaattattaacctttttaatttagtaatatatttttatctttaaaattattaataatattaattttataattttatacaaattcaatttaaattaattcattattttttatttttgtttaaaataataaaaaaaatacaaaatatattttttataaaaagactgCGTATAAATATGAAGATAACATAATTGGATTTATAAAAGATAACATAAGTTTGTTCCCTCTTCTAACTTAGCGGTAATAAAACATGGATACTAAGCCTAACTTCCGATCATCAAAAGGTCAAAAATTCGATTAAATCTGAAAGTGCTATGAGCTTTTACGAGAACAGTGGAATGTCATGCAGctagttcttctttaattccaaaaaaaacaataaataacatAGGTTTTGTGAAGATAACACAACAAGCTATTGAAAATGTCAATAACAACAATACCAattgaaaaaaacacaaaagtagGCTccaaattaacatgaatttgctttaactaatttaaaatatcttcatAAAAGAAGGTCTTGAAGTCCTCAATATGAGTCACCTGCAACCGTAATGCGACAACAGCCGAACCAGGGCGAGAGTAATCCGAGAGAATGAAAGACTTGCCGTCAAACCCAACTACCCCCGGTCCAAAGTGGTCTTCTTCTCCCCACCCAAAATCTGTCCCTCCTTCCATATGTGGAAGGGTCAACCAACTAGTAATGTCCATGTTTGGATTCCCATAGAAAACTCCTTGGGTGCTCCCAACCACGTGTAAATACCTCCATTGCGACAAATCCTCTTGCTTATCAAGGAAAATCGTTGCCTTTTTCGTGTACTCATCCGTTACCTTCTCCGTGGCTGCCCTTATCTTGCCAGCAACATATGACAACGGCTTCGAAACAAGCTCACCATAGGTCGAGGTGACAATGACAGGCAATATAGCGTTACCAAAGTAAAACTTTGGCAACGGAGGCTTAACCCGGTTTCGAATATTCACCACCACTCTCAAAGCCGTTTCTTGAGTCTCCATGTGCTTTCGCGCCTTGCTTGCGGTCCTCCACATGTGACCCGCCACTACTTCAAACctatataattaaacatcacCACTTCATTATCtatttatatgatattaaaatcttatatcAAACCTGGTGAAGCCACGGTCGAGATCTCCAGGGCGTTTGTTTTCCTCATTAGATTTACTCCTTAGCTTATCTATTTGCTCTTTGCTCAGCCTCAGCATCAACACATCAGTCTCCTTCAACCTCTCCTCTATATTATTCAAACTCCCAATCATTAACGGTGGCTTCTTATAATCCGAACCATCGAAATGATCAGCTGGCAGCAGATCCTCCTGATCCTGCACCAACACTGTCCGGTCTAAAAACGGCAGGTATTCTGGTCCCTCACCTCGGGCAATCCGAACCCATTCCGAGACGAAATGGAGAGCCGACTGCCCGTCAATTAGAGTATGGGAAAGCCCGAGGCCAAGGCTCACGCCGCCACAGCTGAATTTCGTCAACTGTATCAAAACCAGCGGTAGATCCTCGATCGGacgtctatatatatatatatcaaacaaggaAAAATGTTATACATAATTTCGTCAACTTTGTAGCGTTTTCTTTCTTTagaaatagtttttatttagtACTTGTAATCGGCGGATGGGATAAGATCCCGAACGGCGGAGGTGGGGCGGTAGTCAGGAGCGAAGTCATCTATTCTGGCATCAGTTTCAGCCTCGAGAAGGTGGGCCCCGAGGGAGTTGCAGTTTATTTGGAGGCGATTCCGGTGGGTCCATTGAAGGCGGCCGGCGAAGGGGTAGAAGATAACGAGTGCCTTGCTTAGAGAATGTTTTAGGATTTCCACCATTATTGGAAACGACGAGAACGAAGGAGAGCGGTAAAAGTAGATGGTTGGGGCGTGAGTTATTGGGTTTATTTGATCGATGTCGGAAACGTACATTATCTTCGACGGCGTTTCCTCGGCCGGTTTCACTACATGGGTTTCTTTCACAGTCACCATTGGAGAGTGCTAAGCTAGCTAGAGTTGGAGAAAaggaaattatatatatcaaaaacacATTATAATGAAATATAGATTTGAGGacaagaaatatatatatcaaatttaattcactaaaaaaaagggaaaatttaTGAAAACCGACCTACTCCCTCACCTGTCATCAGTCATTCTGTCTCTTCACTTTGACTTGACATTATCTGTACCTCTcactttgaattttttcaagaaTTAGGTTAAGTATTATTAGGGATTGGTTATTTATAAGAATTAAGTTCACAATTAATAATATGTCATAATCTTTCTTGAATGAAGTTAACAAGTTGCAACATTAATtgctaaaattaattaaatagagttctaataatagaattatttttcttttcctcttaCTTCTTATCGTGTGATTGTGCATTATTATTGTAAGaatcttatataatttttttttacttaagtTAATTGTGCATAAAATTAGGAAATATTTTGtgctaattattaatattttttaatggaCGATGTTAACCTGAGTCACAGCTATGACATCCGTaatcaatttgattttaaaatactgaaaacagaaaatatattttattttgaatttgaattaaacGCATTTTACATGTcaatgcttaattttttttatttatttttaataaatctaatcATAGAATAATTAGAAACATTCTAGACTTTAAGAATTAGCAAAGCTATGAGCAGTTATAGTAAGGGATTGgagaataagaataagagatATTGAGAGAAAAACCCGTAAGggatttatgattttattatctatttatatagcCACAAATCCATTATAGGTACAAAAAACTTTCAACTGTGCTAAAGAGGTATctgaactattttaaatattttaaatacaaaatatgtcaCAAACTTTATAACTGACACTAACTAACCAATATATTGTTGTAACttctattaacaaataatacAATTAGTTAACTCAAGTTAACTAATATTAATCacaattaattaacataataatgaCTATTTCTTCTACACTCCCCCCTCAAGATGAAAATCTTGTAGTTGAAGTTTCTGTGTAAGATTTAAGAATTGATTTGTTTCAAATGTCTTGGTGAAAATATCTGCAACTTGCATACTAGAAGGCACATGTATTAGTGATATAAAACCTGACTTGTATTTATTCCTAACCACATGGCAATCAATATCGATATGTTTCGTTCGTTCATGAAACACCGGATTTTCTGTAATGTGTATGGCTGCTTTGTTATCACAATGAAGTGTAACCGGCAAATCAACCTGAATCTTAATATCATTAAGAAGATATGTTAACCATTGCAATTCACAAACTGTTGCAGTTAAACTACGGTATTCAGCTTCAGCTGAAGAACGCGAAACGGTTTGTTGTTTCTTTGTTTTCCAAGCTACAAGTGAATTACCAACAAATATACAATACCCtgttaatgattttatagaATCTAAACAAGATCCCCAATCACTATCAGAATATGCACACAGTTTAACACAATTATTTGATGAATAAAATACTCCTAAAGATGGAGTTCCTTTCAAATACTTGACTACTTGTATAGCTGCCTCAAAATGAGATTTAAAATGTTTGTTTAAAAATTGACTTAGTTGTTGAACACAATAAGCAATGTCGGGTCGggtgaaatttaaatataataacctgCCAACAAGTCTCCTGTATTGGTTAACATCACATAATTCATCATTAATAGGATCATTAACAAGCTTTAACCCTTTTATCATAGGAGTTGTTGTAGGTTTAGAAGTAATCACACCTAGATCAGAAATAAGATCCAAAATATACTTCCTTTGGTTCACATATATACCTGTCTCATTATGTATGATTTCTAATCCTAAGAAAAACTTAGCATTACCAAGATCCTTAATGGAGTATTTAGAATCAACAATACTCTTAACATATTCAATGTCTTGTAAAGAATTATCTGCCAACAAGATGTCATCAACATCTAATAGTAAACATGTAATTTGTTCTCCTATTCTTTTAATGAATAGACAATGATCATTTTCAGATTGTAAAAATCCAATATTTGAAAGACTTATAAATTTCAGAATGCCACTGTCTTGAAGATTGTTTCAGtccatataaatttttattaagtttacaTACTTGATTTGGAAATTCACACTTTAAACCTTCTGGAATAGACATGTATACATCTTCATCAAGACAGCCatgcaaaaaaatattatttacatcaATATGATGCAAATGCCATTTATTTGCAGTTGTCAAAACAAGTAATAATCTAACAGTGACATTCTTTGCCACTGGTGCAAAACTTTGATGAAAATCAACACCATCAATCTGATTATATCCCTTTGCCACTAAACGagctttatatttgtttatactACCATCAGcatgaaattttgttttataaatccatttacaacctaTCTTTTTCTTACCTTTCGGTAATTGTATAAAAGTccaagtattatttttaatcaaagcATCCAGTTCTAACTCTATTGCTTCAATCCAATCTGGATTTGAAGCAGCTTGTTTATAGGAAATTGGATCATTTGATTCATCAATATTTCCTAAAAAATCTGTATAAGCTAGATCATTACATACTGTAATAAAAGGAAATGTTGTAGgtaataaatttttaacatttttttaatacttcAGCATGATTAGTATAATCTTGCATCCAGGATGGTGCATGTGAAGTCCTAGAACTTATTCTTAATGAACTCTTTGGTTTATCAGATGACAAGGAtttttcaacttgaatttcatCAAAAATTTCAAGTGGAATATTTTCAGTTTGAATGTCAGCAGAAGGTTCAAcgatatcattttttttatgctCTTCTATGCTTAcatcttcaatttcatcatagaaaaaagatgaataattaataaatttcctTTTAGTAGACTCTGATGAATTATTATCTTTCATGAATGGAAATATTTCCTCATGGAAGATCAAATCTCTAAAAACAGTTATAATTCTAGTTTCTAATTCATATACATTACATCCTTTTTTATTCATGGGATATCCAATAAAGACACACTTCTTTCCTCTATGTgtgaattttgatttttgaggCAAAACATTTGTAACATAGCATAAGCATCCAAAAattctaagaaaattataatcTGGATTAGATTTATTAAGCATATAAATTGGAGATTTCCAATCATGTCTTTTCATTGGTGTACGATTAATCAATTATGTTGCTGTGAGCAATGAATATGGCCAAAATTTGGAAGGCATATTAGAATCAATCATGATAGATCTAGCTACTTGAACTAAATGTTTATGCTTTCTTTCTACAACtgcattttgttgtggagtgtATGCACATGTTGTTTGATGAATTATACTAAGATATTTGAACAAATTAGAACacctattatttataaattctgTTCCATTATCAGTTCTAATAATTTTGACTGTagtttcatattaatttttaacaagtGTAAAAAATTGTTGTATTTTCTCAAAGACAAGTGTTTTgtcaaacattaaataaatctaagtacacctagaatagtcatcaacaATTGTGAGCATAAATGAACAATCTAAAATTGATTCTTCTCTATAAGGCCCCCACAAATCaacatgaattaatttaaaaattttatttgttttagtaGTGCTATGTGTGAAAGGCGGTATGTATGATTTAGACAATGGATATGCGAAACAATGTTTATTGTTAACAACATATTTTGGAAAAACAGTTTTAATTGCTCCATGTCCTAATCTTTTATGAAGAATATGAGAATCAACATCAACATTATTACTAAATTGTTCATTCAAACTACAAtcagaaatattattttgagagTTAAAGGAAATTTCATCAGATATGTCATTGGTAAATTTATCATCTGGGACGAAATAAAGATTCCCTATCCTCTTTCCAATTTTAACAACCGATGAAAGC
This is a stretch of genomic DNA from Impatiens glandulifera chromosome 4, dImpGla2.1, whole genome shotgun sequence. It encodes these proteins:
- the LOC124936791 gene encoding spermidine hydroxycinnamoyl transferase-like translates to MVTVKETHVVKPAEETPSKIMYVSDIDQINPITHAPTIYFYRSPSFSSFPIMVEILKHSLSKALVIFYPFAGRLQWTHRNRLQINCNSLGAHLLEAETDARIDDFAPDYRPTSAVRDLIPSADYKRPIEDLPLVLIQLTKFSCGGVSLGLGLSHTLIDGQSALHFVSEWVRIARGEGPEYLPFLDRTVLVQDQEDLLPADHFDGSDYKKPPLMIGSLNNIEERLKETDVLMLRLSKEQIDKLRSKSNEENKRPGDLDRGFTRFEVVAGHMWRTASKARKHMETQETALRVVVNIRNRVKPPLPKFYFGNAILPVIVTSTYGELVSKPLSYVAGKIRAATEKVTDEYTKKATIFLDKQEDLSQWRYLHVVGSTQGVFYGNPNMDITSWLTLPHMEGGTDFGWGEEDHFGPGVVGFDGKSFILSDYSRPGSAVVALRLQVTHIEDFKTFFYEDILN